ACCATTTTCCTAAACGAATCCATACTGGCAGATCTAGCTCTCTTTGGCTCACGACATAAGTTAGAAACTCGCTACCTACTGCTAATTCTTTGGCACGACCATAATTAATCGGATAGTTTTTAGTTGCACCTTTCCCACCAAATTGAACAGAGCGACCATAATAGGCAGATTGAGCAGCTTTAAAGGTATTAATTTGATAAGACCAATGGACAGGTTGGGCGGGAAAAACGTAAATTCCCGAATCATTGAGATGAAGTAAATTCTGTTCGCGATCACGATCTAAATAAGCAGGTTTTTGAGCATTTCCTCCAACTAAGCCATAGGGATGGGGAATAATTGTTCCTTTAAAAAAAGCATAACTTAATGCCCAATTATGAAAATACTTTTCTGTTTCATAAAGAATTCCCATCTCTCGACTTGCAAAAAATACATTGTCATGGAGAGTTAATTTACAGCGATAAATTTTTGTCATAAGCACCTAAAAAGAGAAAGAAGAAAAGAGGGTCGAACTAATCATAACCCTCTGCAAATATTTAAAAATCTAAGATTTTGCTTTTTTCTTCCCACCCGATAACGCACCAAACTCTGTCGCATAATCTTGGGTTTGCTGATATAAAGAACCTAGAAGTTTTGTTAACTCAGCATCATTTTGGTAAATGTCATTTACTTCTTGGACTAATGCTTCTAAATCTGCACCGAAAATCAACTTAGATTTACGGACTGGCTCTTTATTTAAAAGATCTTGCGCAACGGTTGATGCTGCCTCACAAAGTTCAGAAATTGGTTTATTCAATTCCCCTCCAATATGGTCATAAAGAGCTTGGGTTAAATGCAGATTACTGAAAATTTCTCCATCAGCAAAAACAATCCCTACCAAATGGTTTTTCATCGTACCTGTACGAGATTCCTGCGCCCCATATCGTTTTGTTCGGAGTAGATTACCTAATACATAGACAAAACCTTCATAGGTTGCATCTCGCAATGATTCGACTGTGGGAAAAGTAACTTCTGGCAAGATGTGGGTCGAGTCATTAATTGCACTCCGCATTACCCCAGCTTCACTCATTGTTCCTCCTTCAAAAGGTGCATTAAAAGTAAAACTACGATGGGATTGTTCGTAAGTGCCTAGGGAAAAAGCAGAATCAGAATAGACTTTTGAACGTTCTGAGCCACTATCTCCAATTGCAAAACCATAGAGAATACAATCAGGACATTTTTTACAAGAACCTTCCCCGTTATATTCACAAAGGTTTTTCGCGCTTTTATCGGCACTTGTCAAACCTAAATTACGCAGAAGTTCACGACCTGATAAACGTTCTGGCGTAGTTTGTTTTCGCTTAAACATGACCAAACGGCTGAGTTGATCTGTTTGTTGTAATAGTCCTGCTTGGGTTCGGGTTGTATTCAAAACTCCATCAGTTTGAAATACTGGAAAAGATTGGGAGTGGCGCAACACTAGAAAATGAACATAGTGACCAGATGCAAGACGAGGAAAAGCAGGTTGAAATTGAGATTTTAGACTTTCTAACATGATGAAAAATTCCTAGAAATAATGAAGAGAATTGATATCTAAAATTAGTTTTGGTTTTGTTGTGTTTCTAACGCCAAAAGACGATAGGCAAATTCTGCACCGGACTTGATACGATTACGTTGTTCTTGGAGGATAGCGCGATCGCCTTTGCACATTTCCCCAAACAATTCCCGTACACAAGTGGTCATAAAGGTTTGAATTGCCTCTAATTCCTGTAATTGTCGTGTTTCATAGGCAACTGATTTGTCTTTAATGATGGGTCGGGTATAAACCTCTTGGCGATCTAGTGCGGCTTGGAGTTGACCAGAGCCTTGTAAAATTAATTCCTCTTCATCCCAGTCATCGGGAACAGACAAAATTTGTTCTAATGCCTTAGAAAGGGGTAATAAAATTGCATGGCTAGAGTCAGAAGTTCGCACTTGATAAAACTTGCGATATTCCTCAACCAAACGCTTAGTCAGTTTCAATTTTTCGGTCATAACAATATTTCCTTGGGAAAAAATTTCGGCAAATTGCCAATATTCAGTGATTTCTGAGTCATAGGGGCGATCGCGTTTTTCACGTCTTAATCCCTGTTCAGCAAGGGCAAATACATTTAAAACATCGGTCATTACCTCCTGTACGGTTTTGGGGAGATCCTGCCACCTCGCTTTAGGAGGGCTACTGCGGGCGGCAAGGTGTAGGGTATAAATCGCCAAAAGTTTATTCAAAGCTGGGGCAATATCTTCGACTCGTAAATCTGTCGAGATACCCAGTAAGCTCCAAAAACCTGCGACTCCATCGAGATGAATTGATTCTCGAAAATCTTGATCACTTCGATAGAGCGGAACCATGCTTCGGGTGGCGATCGCCTTCACTCCCAAGAGATAGGGTAGAAGTAAGGCAAGAAACGCAGGTTTAACCCAAGCATCGGTATCCGTTTTTTCTCTGCTAGTTGTATAAACAGTGGCAAGAAAGGGCAAATCTTCTTTTGTGTATTTCAGTTGAGAATTTGTTCCTAGTTCAACATCTTCATTAAGCCAAGGTAAAGACTTCAGACTAGCAAGATTCATCTTGTTGTTAACCCAATGCTTACGAACATCCCAGAGATTGATCGAAGCGATGCCATGCACTAATTCTCTAATTCCTTCTACAACTTGAGGGGCATAGACATAGGCAGGATAAAGATAGATAAAAATAGGTTGCTGATCCTCGAATTTACCCGCAGTAGCAGACCAGAAAGCCTGACGCAAAAGCATTTCTAGTGACCAAATTTTTGAAATACCTCGCTTAATTTGCCCACCACCTAAAGCATTTTTATTGCTGTACTGCTGGGGTTTAAAAAGAACAACTGAATCCATTTGATCCTCTGAAGGAAATTCCCCAGAACTCAAAGAACAAATCGGTTGTTTTGATTTTTTAGTTTTGGCATTAATGTAATTTTTTAGCTCCTGAATAAAGGCTTGATGGTCACTTTTCCAGCCTTGAATTTCTAGATAACGGTCAAGGTAATCTTCAAAAATTTGGCGTGTTGGGCTTTGATGTTTTGCAAAATAGCCTTCTTCCTCCGCCCATGTCGCAAGGCGATCGCCAAACCCCTGCAAAAACTCCTGAAATTCTTCTAAATCCCATGTGGCATGATTCGCAATGTAATGGGCTGCCACGCGATACCAGCCATAATTCACCCCACCGGATTGCACTTGGGTTTCCTCCAGCGCAATCACAGAAGTTAGCTCTAAATCTTTTAAAACCCACTCGATAAAAGGTTCAGGTAACAGAAAAATTTCTTTTTGTACAAGACCCAGTAACTCCGCAAGGCGATCGCAGCGTAAATCTGCAACTTCATTGAGTCTTTCCCGTTCCGCATCACTTAACTCTAGTTTTTCAAGACGTTTAGGTGTCGCTGGACTTTTTGCGTTGTTGACTTTGACCGAAATAACCTGAGGTAAAATCCGAACAATATCCGCCGCTGTTAATAACTCAGAAGTTTGAGGTGAGACTTTTAATCCTTTACCATCCCGCTTAAAACCCACATCACCAGCGGACATTTTTTTGCCTAATTCTTCGCTAATTCCCTGCCAAACAATCTGTTTGATTTCATCTCGTTCAGGAATTTCAGACTCTTGAGGAGCTAGATAAATGACACCTTGAGCAAAAAAGAGTAAAGGTTTCCAGTTTAATTTTTGAACAGTTCTGAGGGTAACATTATGGATTGCATTACTCAAAATCCCCGTTGTATCTCGCAAATGATGATAGACAAGCCTTTTTTCAATACTCAACCGACTTAATAAATCTCGCAGGCGATCACCCATCGTCGAACTTACTAAATCATGGGGACTCGTTAGGTGAACTGCTATATCTCCAAAAGTAAGTAAATGCCGGAGAGGATAATCTAATTTTCTTTCTTTAATCGTGAAGGGATAACCCGCATTTGACCAATTACTTGAAATTAAATTTGTATGTTGTTTACCATGAGTATTTTGAGCAAGATAAGAAATTTCAGCAATATAATTACGCCAATCTAACCAAAAGCCATCAAAATTCAACCGCTCACCTAATCGCAAACATATATTAATAATCTCCTGCACATTATCAGGATTAGGAGCCACGATGTCTTGAGCATGACAATGCTTATCATAATCATGGAGGGTAATTCCTAAACAAAGTAAACGTTGTTCAATGGCATTTGGAAATACATCTAATTCCTGCATCACATTCCACGTTGTCAGTAAGGCATTGAGAATATGAGCCGCTAATGTTTGATCTCCTTTTTTTGCAAAACTTTGAGCAATCTTCTGGGCTCTTTCTATGTCATAGCCCTGCCGCTCAAAATGCTTTTGATGGGAAATAAATGAACCTCCTAAGCCTGAAGCATTACCAAAATGTTCTTCAAGGGCAGGTAAAATAGTTTGAAAGTATTCTAAAAGAATAGAGTCTGTTTGCTCCGGTAAAGTACGAATCAGCAAAGTTTGAAGAAGGGTTGTCATGATTGTTGTTCCCTTAAAAAATTAAAGATTCACTGGTGGCTTGTTTGCAAAAATCCCCTAACCGCCACTTCAAAGCTTCAAGCAATAAAGCATCATGGTTAAACGCACAACCATAAGCATTCCCGCCACTATCCGTCAGACGATATAAACCGAAAAGAGGGCTAAGGCGTAATTTTCGACTAATATCCCAATGGCTAGAGGGATTATTGCGATTGACTGGAACAAGATAGACAAGATATTTACTACGACCCAAACAACGACTCAGTTCTGTTTGGATATGCCCTTTTAATTGGAGTCGATCTAATAGCATGAGTTGGCAACTAACAAGATGACTATGAGTAGAAAAAAGGGAAAGATTAAGACGCTGATCGAGCCATTTGGTGATTTTGAAATAACTAGTTAGGTATTGTTCAGGAAATTCTTCTATTCCATGTTTTGATTTTTGAGCCGCTTCGAGAAATGTTTCCCGGTCAATTACTTCAACAGTGGCATAGGGTAAAACTTTTAAAAGGTCATAGGAATAAAAGCGATCGCCATCCCAAATCCCTGACTGTAAAGAGGAGCCACCTCTAAATCGGAGCAATTCCTCTTGAGTCGCTTTTCCCACAGCGTCATTGCCTAAACCCCACCATCTACCAAAACCATTTATTTCTTTTTGATAGACTCTTTCTAGACTTACAATCATGCGGTCACGCAACTCTTGAGTTACAGCTAAATTATCTTTAGATTCACTCTTGGAACCGCCATAAACCATTTGGTGCAACATACCTTGTACTTGTAATTCCCCCCATCGTTTTTGATATTGCTTAAATTCCTGTGGTGCATTAAATGCAGTTTCAATGATTGTGCTTAATTCTAATCTATCGATTGAAGACCCCTCTTCTAACTCTTGTTTTAAACTGGCAATTATCCATTGGGTTTGGGATGGAATTAAGACATAGGCTTGATACTTCTGAAAACCAGCATGACGACCTAATCGCCCTAACCGTTGAATTACTGTTGCGGAATCACTACTTTCACAAATGAGTAAATGAATTTTGAAATCAACACCGACATCCACCGCTGATGTTGCAACGACTAATACGGGTTTTTCCAACTCTCGTAAATCGTTTTGGGTTCGCTGAC
The Picosynechococcus sp. PCC 7002 genome window above contains:
- the cas3 gene encoding type I-D CRISPR-associated helicase Cas3', translating into MKVQVKPLYAKLNEGLGQCPLGCQSVCKVREQAPEMQPPDGCSCPLYDHQAQTYALTTAGDTDIIFNRVATGGGKSLGATLPALLPKVHPDFRVMGLYPTIELVEDQYRQQQEYHQMFGLNAEKRVDRLYGAELARRISEKGSNRFQELLKSIEQKPVIQTNPDIFHYITHFRYRDNARSQSELPMVMAKFPDLWVFDEFHIFGEHQMAAALNSLLLIRHATQSKRKFLFTSATPKTSFVESLKNSGFKIAEIQGEYSDRLQQGYRQILQTINLEFVHLKDTDTESWLLAQSQNLRNLLHQEKNGRGLIIVNSVAAAGRLCRNLSKILPDVEVREISGRCDRQERQRTQNDLRELEKPVLVVATSAVDVGVDFKIHLLICESSDSATVIQRLGRLGRHAGFQKYQAYVLIPSQTQWIIASLKQELEEGSSIDRLELSTIIETAFNAPQEFKQYQKRWGELQVQGMLHQMVYGGSKSESKDNLAVTQELRDRMIVSLERVYQKEINGFGRWWGLGNDAVGKATQEELLRFRGGSSLQSGIWDGDRFYSYDLLKVLPYATVEVIDRETFLEAAQKSKHGIEEFPEQYLTSYFKITKWLDQRLNLSLFSTHSHLVSCQLMLLDRLQLKGHIQTELSRCLGRSKYLVYLVPVNRNNPSSHWDISRKLRLSPLFGLYRLTDSGGNAYGCAFNHDALLLEALKWRLGDFCKQATSESLIF
- the cas10d gene encoding type I-D CRISPR-associated protein Cas10d/Csc3, producing MTTLLQTLLIRTLPEQTDSILLEYFQTILPALEEHFGNASGLGGSFISHQKHFERQGYDIERAQKIAQSFAKKGDQTLAAHILNALLTTWNVMQELDVFPNAIEQRLLCLGITLHDYDKHCHAQDIVAPNPDNVQEIINICLRLGERLNFDGFWLDWRNYIAEISYLAQNTHGKQHTNLISSNWSNAGYPFTIKERKLDYPLRHLLTFGDIAVHLTSPHDLVSSTMGDRLRDLLSRLSIEKRLVYHHLRDTTGILSNAIHNVTLRTVQKLNWKPLLFFAQGVIYLAPQESEIPERDEIKQIVWQGISEELGKKMSAGDVGFKRDGKGLKVSPQTSELLTAADIVRILPQVISVKVNNAKSPATPKRLEKLELSDAERERLNEVADLRCDRLAELLGLVQKEIFLLPEPFIEWVLKDLELTSVIALEETQVQSGGVNYGWYRVAAHYIANHATWDLEEFQEFLQGFGDRLATWAEEEGYFAKHQSPTRQIFEDYLDRYLEIQGWKSDHQAFIQELKNYINAKTKKSKQPICSLSSGEFPSEDQMDSVVLFKPQQYSNKNALGGGQIKRGISKIWSLEMLLRQAFWSATAGKFEDQQPIFIYLYPAYVYAPQVVEGIRELVHGIASINLWDVRKHWVNNKMNLASLKSLPWLNEDVELGTNSQLKYTKEDLPFLATVYTTSREKTDTDAWVKPAFLALLLPYLLGVKAIATRSMVPLYRSDQDFRESIHLDGVAGFWSLLGISTDLRVEDIAPALNKLLAIYTLHLAARSSPPKARWQDLPKTVQEVMTDVLNVFALAEQGLRREKRDRPYDSEITEYWQFAEIFSQGNIVMTEKLKLTKRLVEEYRKFYQVRTSDSSHAILLPLSKALEQILSVPDDWDEEELILQGSGQLQAALDRQEVYTRPIIKDKSVAYETRQLQELEAIQTFMTTCVRELFGEMCKGDRAILQEQRNRIKSGAEFAYRLLALETQQNQN
- the cas5d gene encoding type I-D CRISPR-associated protein Cas5/Csc1 codes for the protein MTKIYRCKLTLHDNVFFASREMGILYETEKYFHNWALSYAFFKGTIIPHPYGLVGGNAQKPAYLDRDREQNLLHLNDSGIYVFPAQPVHWSYQINTFKAAQSAYYGRSVQFGGKGATKNYPINYGRAKELAVGSEFLTYVVSQRELDLPVWIRLGKWSSKIRVEVEAITSEKIISESGVYICSHPLNPLDCPETQQILLYNRVVMPPSSLLSQSQLEGNFWKIGRDLCLPQDFSYGAGTIVKESAMESSHA
- the cas7d gene encoding type I-D CRISPR-associated protein Cas7/Csc2, whose translation is MLESLKSQFQPAFPRLASGHYVHFLVLRHSQSFPVFQTDGVLNTTRTQAGLLQQTDQLSRLVMFKRKQTTPERLSGRELLRNLGLTSADKSAKNLCEYNGEGSCKKCPDCILYGFAIGDSGSERSKVYSDSAFSLGTYEQSHRSFTFNAPFEGGTMSEAGVMRSAINDSTHILPEVTFPTVESLRDATYEGFVYVLGNLLRTKRYGAQESRTGTMKNHLVGIVFADGEIFSNLHLTQALYDHIGGELNKPISELCEAASTVAQDLLNKEPVRKSKLIFGADLEALVQEVNDIYQNDAELTKLLGSLYQQTQDYATEFGALSGGKKKAKS